The following DNA comes from Dermacentor andersoni chromosome 2, qqDerAnde1_hic_scaffold, whole genome shotgun sequence.
AACGGCCAGgatcttctttccagccggggtacaggatagacgggccagttcggctgactcctgggcctcgattatctcgtccaatgtgttgtacactcctagttgcataaggaggtccgtgctcgcccgtaacggaatgcctagtactttttttatactttttctgatgagcgtgtttaatcgtttcttctcggaGCTATACAaattgtgcatggctgccacataaactatatgactcatgaggaaagcgtggaacaacctgaggaggttgtcttcctgAAGGCCTCCACGTCTATTCGAGACTCTgttgatgagtctgatcatgttcgCAGTCTTGGTTGTGAGCTTTttgagcgtcgtattgttactgccattggattcgatgaacatgccgaggacccgaatggtgtctactctggggatAGTACGGGCGCTATTAGTGTAGAGTTTGATGCTTATTTCAGACAAcggtttccagcctctaggtttgggacctctcctgactggcccgtagaggaggagctcagatttgctcggggagcatctacGCCCCGTATTTTCCCGGTACATCTCTATTTGGtctacagcctcctgtaagcctaattcaacagctccttcgcttcctccggtgcaccaggttgtgatgtcatcagcgtagagcgtatgatcgatcccttctatgttggagagcctttgcgataGTTTCTTGATGACAATGTTAAACAGCTGTGGTGAGATTACCGCTCCCtgtggcgtgcctctggggcCCAAACTGAAATTGTAGGACTTGAGGTCACGGATTTTGTGCGTGGCCTTGCGATCTCTGAGGAACGAGCTTATGtatctgtggaaggcgtctcccaaATTGAGCTCCGAGATGGAGTTCAGAATGTGAGCATGGGATACATTGTCAAAGGTCTTCTCCAGGTCAAGGCCTAAGATGCCTCTTATATCTCTCGTGTTGTTGTCAGTGATTTTAtacttgatgagcttcatcacgTCCTGCGTTGACAGGGCCGTACGATGGCATCCCCTACCGTGCCCTCAGAAACCTGGAAGGCGGCTCCATAGAATGGTTGACAGAGGAGATCATTGGAATATAGGAACGAAGGGTTGTCCCGGAGTCCTGGAAAATGGCCTCGGTCATCCTCATTCCAAAGCCTGGGATcaacagaaagtatgaaattgatttcatttcttgtttcactagtagggcttttccaggtccacttttttgttgctacgctttctgaagaacgtgttcattattcgcagcttattcctttctgcgaattataCCAACATCCttcctctagtgtttctagaaccGACGtagtagttgccaattgcttgttcaccagcctgcttatTCCTGGTTTTTGTATTGAAGTTGCCCATTAGTACAGTATACTGATTCTAGAGGGGGGAACTTTGGGTCAGTTTGTTcgacatgtttaaagaggaaaagaaccgcgacttcagacgggacgtaagacggagcggacaggacgagcggtaacTAGCAACTGAGGTTTAGTACCATGAAACACATAGCAGGAAAATGTCGCATCTGCGCGCAGCGTACCTTGACATACTGAAGAACAAGATGAAGCACACGTGGCAGAAAGCATCCTAGATGACCATGGAAAGTGCCAAGGGGCAAAAAACAACTATCACAGTTTAGTCAAAAACCGGGTTTCTTTACCTAGGAGAGCCACCGAAGGCTCACTTACACACGTGTCTAGGCCAAGTCTGCGCATGTGTGCCGCTTCAATAATTTCTCGCTCAAGTCTAGAGCCTCCCCGTCCTACAATGATGgctccgtccgttcgtccgtccgtccgtctgtctgtcggtgtctgtctgtgtctgtctcgCATTATTAAACGTGAAAAAAATATACCTCTGCAAGACCCATTTTCCTAGTTCAGCTTATGCTCAATGTATACCTGACTGACAGCAGCGCTGCAACTTATTCAGAGAATTATGACATGCAAGACCTGCAAGTGCGCTTATACTATAGTTTGTGTAACCAAGGTGGCAGGTCTAGGGCTATAATTGTAATTGGTGTCCACATGCCGTCTCGCGACGTCATTACTGCCACCTTCCGTTAGCCGCACCGTCAAAGCTTTCAAAATGCGTGTTTAGCTGTGCGAGAAAGCCTGCTTGCGAAATATTTCGTCTGTAAAAAATTTTTCCACGTACGGCTATACGGCGTCGCCGAGTTTTTAACCTGATGTGGAGCTGTTTATTTACTATTGTCATCTTTCTCTTTGCAAgtggtttccttttttccctttgGTACTCAACTTTGTCAATAACCGTGACGACGCCCTCTTTTTTTCGAGCAGCACTCCACGATGGACAGTCCACGAAACGCCCGTGAACAGTTCTGCAGGCTTACCGATCGTTAATATCGTCGCTATTTGTTATTATTGATGGAACTCGCAATTTCAACATATAATGTATTTTCGCTAATAAACAGACGTGGCTTTGAGGCCGAGGTCAATCTTGTGAACACGACGTCCGATGtatacctgcaaaaaaaaaagttaaaatttGACTAATCGAAGCATGTATTCATGCGGCGTTTCATTGAGAAGACTGGAAGTCTTGTCCATTATAGTATATTCTGCCCGAGGGCTGCTTTTTCGTATACCCCGTAAGAGATAACGGTGGGGAAGTCAACAAGTGAGAGTTGCTCTTCATACAATACGACAACACAGATTATTCCGCGCCAGTTCTAAGCCAGAAATACAGACTCAGGTGGCCAGAGCGCGTGTACAGGTGTGACATTCAACGTGACCCTGCGCACAGACTCGATACATCCGCCGAGCCGCGATTAGAGAGGTATAGTGCGACAGCGCCTGCTTCCAGCATATCAACTCTCACAGTAATCGTTGTTGCTTAAGCTACTTAAGCGATTTTCGGAAACATCTTCTCAATATTTTGAGAAACACGGTGAAGTTTTAGCATCGACAAAGCACCTCCCTTGCCCGCACACTTCTTGTCCGAGCTCTGCTTATACAGACAACCGAAAACAATATATTCAACGGGGAATGACATCACGCAGTTTTCAAGACATATGGCGATGGTAGCATTGCGGGTCACGCTAGCTATATATGCCAGATTCGCTGTAAAGGGTGCCAATACGCACACGAATCCGTAGCATATGGCGGCGTGGACGTTACATCCGTGCAGTACCATGGGTCATGTCAGCAGCTGCCGCTTTGCGGATGCGGTAGTTGACCCGTTGTGGCTAACGGTCGCTGGAATCTCCGACTCCACGGTTAGACTGGAGTTGAGGTCCACCGTCCATTCCCGCTCCTCCAGCTTGTCGAACCAGGACGCCTGTGCAGTCGCGTTTCGGCGCCGTCCTGCGTCGGCGCCCAAAGCCCGCTGGCGCACATCCGTCGCCGTTCCATCCGCACCGCTGTCGGCACCGCGTTTCTTTTGGCTGCCGGTGACCACAGGAGGCGCGATCGCCGGCGCCTGTAGCATGAGGCCGGCGGCGGCCTCGGTTGCGCCCGGATCGGGATCGTTTCCCGCGACCAGCCGCCGGCTCGTGGCGAGCACGGCAGACACGATGAGTCCGATGAAAACGCACAGCGCGAGCGTGACGAGCACCGAGGTCAGGCCTTCCTTGCTGCCCTGCTGCAAGCGCTTCAGAAGGACCGCACTCGAGGCAGCGAGGTGTAGCTGATCTTGGTAATCGCGAGCGCTACCGGCCGACCGCGCCGGCGACGGCGGAGGCGGCACGCGGAACGGACGACGTTGCGGTCCAGCCGCGGCGTGCCGGTCGACGCCGAGGTCGAAGCACGTACTCTCTTGCCGAGGAGGGGCCTCCCGTCGATGAAGGTTCGGCGGCGCCTCCGTGGCCGACGGCAGACCGCCGGACCGACGGAACTGGCTGAGGGCGCCGACCTCGTTTCGACCGTAgttcatcatcttcttcttcttcaagaaAAGCGCACGCGGGCAGCACGTGAAATCGGGCGATGATTACATATACGACTGGCGATGCGACGCACGCCTCAAATGTGTGACTTCGTGCTTTCGACGCTAAAGCGTTTGGATGAGCCACGAAGCTTCACAGCATCGGTGGTTGATTATTTTACCCGAATAATATAGCGGGTAAACGTAATTAATATAAAAAAGCATAAATCGTTGTAAAACAAAAGTGGtttccaatccacgctgtgacggtggttggacagcgaagctctAAAGACAAGTGGTATGAGTACCCATTGCGACGtataggttgaaattattcatgTGGTGACATTAAAATGTGATTTACCTAATTATTAACCTAAAATGTTTCGACGGCCTGTAATttggctgaaaaagaaagaagacagaaagctcgccttcgcgcagaGCGTTTGCCGCAAGCGTTTGCCgttaaagattacggttgcataagctgcagttgccgggaggcgGAAACTGCAGCTTTTGCGCATTGCCTATACAGTTgacgggaagcggcaactgtagcatacgaagcaggacGTGACGTAACTACCCTTTCATACGTAAAAGAAAAACCCGCCTAGCAAATTTGTGTTCCGATagcgctatggaaaggccacgcatagtttggagtcccgaagagcagcgtgaacacagTAAGCGGCGACGGGAatagcaacgtcaatatgcacaacggcgtcgtggtCAGGCTAGGTAGGACGCAGTGGTTCCTGCCCAAAGCATACCACGCACAGTTACtacgcctgaagagcagcgcgaatacgatgagcgaTGAAAGGAACAGCTAGGTCAACAtacacaacggcgtcgtgctcaagCTCGGCAGGACCCAATTCAAGGCTACGTCGCATTGGTCTAgcggatcaggtgataccacagcttcgctggccaaccaccttaattcacagcgtggattggagtccatttatttttcttatttctttaatAGTACACATTTGATGTTTCCCGTCAATAACAATTTCGTATAccgcctatcttttttttttttttgaaattttgctATCATGAGCATCTGACTGTTTTGATCTGCTGTCAGATGAACGCGTGCATTATGTTTCTGCGCGAATTATCGGTTGGCTCGCTCAAGTTCTGCGCATTCTCAGTGGCTGTTGTTCTGCGAGTTCTTACGTTGTCGATTTACGttacttcttccttcttatttttttttttggggggggggaagaggtggttccttttgttgttgttgttatagtCCGCAACTTGTTTTATGTGAAATCCACTATGTGcaacaaagagaaagagaaatttACTTACATAA
Coding sequences within:
- the LOC129387806 gene encoding uncharacterized protein, with product MMNYGRNEVGALSQFRRSGGLPSATEAPPNLHRREAPPRQESTCFDLGVDRHAAAGPQRRPFRVPPPPSPARSAGSARDYQDQLHLAASSAVLLKRLQQGSKEGLTSVLVTLALCVFIGLIVSAVLATSRRLVAGNDPDPGATEAAAGLMLQAPAIAPPVVTGSQKKRGADSGADGTATDVRQRALGADAGRRRNATAQASWFDKLEEREWTVDLNSSLTVESEIPATVSHNGSTTASAKRQLLT